The following coding sequences are from one Leptospira mayottensis 200901116 window:
- a CDS encoding SET domain-containing protein, with protein MLLVPTYIADSPIGGFGLFAGREIQKGELIWKYHPKTVWVLTDQELNSLPLSVQEMFRTYSYQTAGKWFYCSDNSKFMNHSDDPNTKEDFTSDQTNPMGQDIATRLILKGEELTCNYKLFDDNWKIKLGLIF; from the coding sequence ATGCTCTTAGTACCCACATACATCGCTGATTCTCCGATCGGCGGTTTCGGTCTTTTTGCCGGCCGAGAAATTCAAAAAGGCGAATTGATTTGGAAATACCATCCTAAGACGGTCTGGGTTTTAACCGATCAAGAACTGAATTCCCTTCCTCTATCCGTTCAAGAAATGTTTCGCACTTATTCCTATCAAACCGCCGGAAAGTGGTTCTACTGTTCGGATAATTCCAAATTTATGAATCACAGTGACGATCCAAATACGAAAGAAGACTTTACGAGCGATCAAACAAACCCAATGGGACAAGATATTGCAACGAGATTGATTCTAAAAGGAGAAGAACTCACATGCAATTATAAACTTTTCGACGATAATTGGAAAATAAAACTCGGTTTAATTTTTTGA
- the aroC gene encoding chorismate synthase: MPSSWGKIFKVGTFGESHGKSVGVIIEGVPAGIPIRLEEIQKDLNRRRPGQSNLTTPRDETDTVRVVSGVFEDKTIGSPIALVVENQNTNSKDYENLRTTYRPSHADYTYQMKYGFRAHVGGGRSSVRETIGRVAAAAIARMILKDDLGIETVAWVDSIGTIQSTIGEQYPKSREEVDQNEVRCPDAASADQMRSLILKMKETGDSVGGTIKCVSYNLPPGLGDPVYDKLDGDLAKAVLSIPACKGFEVGSGFSGTLLTGSSHNDEFYVEEGTGKVRTRTNNSGGLQGGISNGEELVIRAAFKPTSTIFKKQNTINLKGEETTLEAKGRHDPCVLPRAVPIIEAVVNLVLVDAYLYQRAINPQWFQKWARVPDYYKDLEL; the protein is encoded by the coding sequence ATGCCTTCTAGTTGGGGAAAAATTTTTAAAGTCGGTACGTTTGGAGAATCTCACGGAAAATCTGTGGGGGTTATTATTGAAGGAGTTCCTGCGGGAATTCCCATTCGTTTGGAAGAAATCCAAAAAGACTTAAATCGAAGAAGACCGGGCCAGAGTAATCTTACGACTCCTCGAGATGAAACCGACACGGTTCGTGTGGTTTCCGGAGTTTTTGAAGATAAAACGATCGGATCCCCGATTGCTCTAGTCGTGGAAAATCAAAACACGAACTCTAAAGATTATGAAAATCTAAGAACCACATACAGACCTTCTCATGCGGATTATACATATCAAATGAAATATGGTTTCCGTGCCCATGTGGGAGGAGGTCGTTCTTCCGTTAGGGAAACAATCGGTCGGGTTGCGGCTGCCGCTATTGCAAGAATGATCCTCAAAGACGATCTTGGAATTGAAACCGTTGCATGGGTAGATTCGATCGGAACGATTCAATCTACCATCGGTGAACAGTATCCGAAATCAAGAGAAGAAGTGGATCAAAACGAAGTTCGTTGTCCGGACGCCGCAAGTGCGGATCAAATGCGTTCTTTAATTCTCAAAATGAAAGAAACAGGGGATAGTGTCGGAGGAACAATCAAATGTGTGTCCTATAATCTTCCTCCCGGATTAGGAGATCCTGTTTACGATAAATTAGACGGAGACCTTGCAAAGGCTGTTCTTTCTATTCCTGCGTGTAAGGGATTTGAGGTTGGTTCCGGATTTTCGGGAACTCTTTTGACTGGAAGCTCGCATAACGATGAATTTTATGTGGAAGAAGGAACCGGAAAAGTCAGGACGAGAACGAACAATTCTGGAGGATTACAAGGTGGCATTTCAAATGGAGAAGAACTAGTAATTCGTGCCGCTTTTAAACCGACCTCCACGATTTTTAAAAAACAGAATACGATAAATCTTAAAGGAGAGGAGACCACTCTAGAAGCCAAAGGCCGTCATGATCCTTGTGTTCTTCCAAGGGCTGTCCCTATTATTGAAGCTGTAGTTAATTTGGTACTTGTGGACGCGTATCTTTATCAACGTGCGATCAATCCTCAATGGTTTCAAAAATGGGCCCGCGTTCCCGATTATTACAAAGACTTAGAGCTTTAA
- a CDS encoding ABC transporter ATP-binding protein: MKRPLEYNPDLIQKSEHLPLEKEKGSAKKWKALNPKKEKPNSETEGAPGLLIFGLFRFAKKYKGRISVIIGLLCFEIGFYASIPFSFKYLIDEALINRNQNALYWIGAYLAIGTITFTILGTVRDYLYNWASARIIQDLRLQMYEHLDRLNLDFFSNNKLGDILSRFFNDLAALEHALLAFIPWGLGPLLEAIFGTILLFLLDWKLALIALLIWPISFLGPGFLSRKSTEISYTRKLEEAQVLSLVEESISAQNLIRAYDLSDYFFNRFKNNCEKLFQVSLRLGLTNSYLERSAGSGILLLQGVLLLVGTIFAYHNALSIGTLAAFLPPFLNLSYSLLYLSQYLPALNHASGSAKRILELLRAPVFESDPEESSIPELKEAIHFENVHFRYKGRSKNLSDITLTIPKGSYTAIVGGSGVGKSTFIKLLLGMVQPNEGKILFDGMNLNSLSRSSVRSLIGVVFQETFLFNTTIFENIRIGKPSATLEEAIEAAKKAEIHEMVLSLPMGYETNAGDRGTKLSGGERQRIAIARAFLRNPQILLLDEATSSLDPVTEARIMKTLSLLREGRTVISVTHRLSTIREADQVFQMRNGKLERFSVPEPEQQAMVL; this comes from the coding sequence ATGAAAAGACCTCTTGAATACAACCCGGACCTCATCCAAAAATCGGAACATCTACCGCTGGAAAAGGAAAAAGGCTCCGCTAAAAAATGGAAAGCCCTGAATCCGAAAAAGGAAAAACCGAATTCGGAAACGGAAGGTGCACCAGGTCTTTTGATTTTCGGATTATTCCGATTCGCCAAAAAATATAAGGGAAGAATTTCCGTCATAATTGGGCTTCTCTGCTTCGAAATCGGATTTTATGCGAGTATCCCTTTTAGCTTTAAATATTTAATCGACGAAGCCCTCATTAACCGAAATCAAAATGCACTTTATTGGATCGGAGCCTATCTTGCAATTGGAACGATTACTTTTACAATTCTTGGAACCGTAAGGGACTATCTTTATAACTGGGCTTCCGCAAGAATTATCCAAGATCTTCGATTGCAGATGTACGAACATTTAGATCGATTGAATTTGGATTTTTTTTCCAACAATAAGTTAGGGGATATTCTTTCCAGGTTTTTCAACGATCTTGCAGCATTAGAACACGCTCTTCTAGCATTTATTCCTTGGGGACTCGGCCCTCTTTTAGAGGCAATTTTTGGGACTATTCTACTTTTTTTATTGGATTGGAAGCTTGCTTTGATCGCATTGCTTATCTGGCCAATCAGTTTTTTAGGGCCTGGCTTTTTATCTAGAAAGTCCACGGAAATCAGCTACACAAGAAAATTAGAAGAAGCTCAAGTACTCAGTTTGGTGGAAGAATCCATTTCCGCACAAAACTTGATCCGGGCTTACGATCTAAGCGATTATTTTTTCAACAGATTCAAGAACAACTGTGAAAAACTGTTTCAAGTTTCTCTTCGACTCGGGCTGACGAACTCCTATTTGGAACGTTCCGCAGGTTCAGGAATTCTACTCCTTCAAGGAGTCCTCTTACTTGTGGGAACTATATTCGCATATCATAATGCGCTTAGTATCGGAACTTTAGCGGCTTTTTTACCTCCGTTTTTAAATTTAAGTTATTCCTTATTGTACCTTTCCCAATATTTACCTGCACTGAATCACGCGAGTGGATCGGCAAAACGGATCTTAGAATTATTACGTGCTCCCGTATTCGAATCAGATCCGGAAGAATCTTCGATCCCAGAATTGAAAGAGGCGATCCACTTCGAGAACGTTCATTTCCGATACAAGGGAAGATCAAAAAATCTAAGCGATATCACTCTCACCATTCCCAAAGGAAGTTATACTGCCATCGTAGGAGGTTCGGGAGTTGGTAAAAGCACTTTCATCAAGCTTCTCCTAGGAATGGTGCAACCTAATGAAGGAAAAATTCTTTTTGACGGTATGAATCTAAATTCCCTATCCAGAAGTTCAGTTCGATCCCTAATAGGTGTGGTATTTCAAGAAACCTTTCTTTTCAACACTACCATCTTTGAAAACATTCGTATCGGTAAACCAAGCGCTACTCTGGAAGAAGCGATTGAAGCGGCCAAAAAAGCTGAAATACATGAGATGGTTCTCTCGTTACCTATGGGCTACGAAACAAACGCGGGAGATAGAGGAACCAAACTTTCCGGCGGAGAAAGACAAAGAATCGCGATAGCAAGAGCATTTTTAAGAAATCCTCAGATTCTTCTTTTGGACGAAGCGACTTCTTCCTTAGACCCGGTGACGGAAGCAAGAATTATGAAAACCCTTTCTTTGCTAAGAGAAGGAAGAACGGTAATCTCGGTTACTCATAGACTTTCCACAATCCGAGAAGCGGATCAAGTTTTTCAAATGCGCAATGGAAAACTGGAAAGATTTTCCGTTCCGGAACCCGAACAGCAGGCCATGGTCTTGTAG
- a CDS encoding DUF3095 domain-containing protein — protein MIQTIDRQSTLNTQNFYKYLPALSSFTEIIEPSNYFTVPDDWNIIITDVVNSTDAIRNGHYKDVNIAGGITAMAVSNLMGDMDYPFLFGGDGMTLLLPDSVLSAAKDILFSIRESVKSNFGLKLRVGIVNIGELKKSGKELKLCKLKISEFYNQAILTGNALDMAENLIKSDDLTNPYIIPLTHKAKIKPDFTGFTCRWQDIPSHRGETVSFIIKMNSSSVASDQELLKIVLDQVGVLLGNDVEIHPLKEEKIKVDLSGKYFRKEATVHSGSRKGIFHFLRMFKIKIEGITLNLAINTQWKFGPKVNGMELRELRKSQVLASDFRKYDGTLKMVVACDSDSRESFLKFLDDLYKQGKLFYGYHVSDRALMTCALHEGSVREVHFVDSADGGYALAAIQLKEQIKASKN, from the coding sequence ATGATTCAAACCATCGATCGACAATCAACGTTGAATACTCAGAATTTTTATAAATATCTGCCAGCACTTTCCTCTTTTACGGAGATTATAGAACCTTCCAATTATTTTACCGTTCCGGACGATTGGAATATAATCATCACGGATGTAGTGAACTCGACGGATGCAATTCGAAATGGGCATTATAAGGACGTAAACATTGCGGGTGGTATCACGGCGATGGCTGTCTCCAACCTCATGGGGGATATGGATTATCCGTTTTTATTCGGAGGAGACGGCATGACATTGTTGCTTCCGGACAGTGTTCTTTCCGCAGCGAAAGATATCTTATTTTCGATTCGAGAATCGGTGAAAAGTAACTTCGGCTTGAAGCTTAGAGTTGGAATCGTAAACATAGGGGAGTTGAAAAAAAGCGGTAAAGAATTAAAACTTTGTAAATTAAAAATTTCCGAATTTTACAATCAGGCGATCTTAACGGGAAACGCTTTAGATATGGCGGAAAATCTCATTAAGAGTGACGATTTGACGAATCCTTATATTATCCCTTTGACTCATAAAGCTAAGATTAAACCGGATTTTACAGGTTTTACTTGTCGTTGGCAGGATATTCCAAGCCATCGGGGAGAAACGGTTTCGTTTATCATTAAGATGAATTCTTCGAGCGTCGCTTCTGATCAAGAATTGTTGAAAATTGTCTTGGATCAGGTTGGCGTTCTCCTGGGGAACGATGTTGAAATTCATCCTCTTAAAGAAGAAAAAATCAAAGTGGATCTATCTGGAAAATATTTTCGTAAAGAAGCAACAGTTCACTCTGGAAGCAGAAAAGGAATTTTTCATTTTTTAAGAATGTTCAAGATCAAAATCGAAGGGATTACGCTCAACCTTGCCATCAATACACAGTGGAAGTTTGGTCCGAAAGTGAACGGAATGGAATTACGAGAATTAAGAAAATCTCAAGTACTTGCTTCCGATTTTAGGAAATACGATGGAACATTAAAGATGGTCGTTGCTTGTGATTCCGATTCCAGAGAATCGTTTCTCAAATTTTTGGACGACCTTTATAAACAAGGAAAACTCTTTTACGGATATCACGTTTCCGATAGGGCTTTGATGACTTGCGCTTTACACGAGGGTTCCGTGAGAGAAGTCCATTTTGTGGATTCGGCGGACGGAGGTTATGCTCTTGCTGCAATTCAACTCAAAGAACAAATAAAAGCGTCAAAAAATTAA
- a CDS encoding ACT domain-containing protein, whose translation MIHFHYKENDGFYTVTLKTSETAPGTLHKMVKAMFFMGWEIVSGDIKTIEEEGQFYSYDIFTLKSDETDSKIKASKLGVLMSSVFTDDFALEEIIHHSSEVDLRNTYHLGPDSKLEFEDIELGTKTKFILEAPDRKGLLYFITGVLKENGINIHSATIRTDRTGNRAQDTFILSDTKRGRGFAGSSLEDRVSRNILEISLNSSWK comes from the coding sequence ATGATTCATTTTCACTATAAAGAGAACGATGGATTCTATACGGTTACTCTAAAAACTTCCGAAACTGCTCCCGGTACTCTTCATAAAATGGTGAAAGCCATGTTTTTTATGGGCTGGGAAATCGTTTCCGGCGACATCAAGACGATAGAAGAGGAAGGCCAGTTTTATAGCTACGATATTTTTACATTAAAATCAGATGAAACAGATTCTAAAATCAAGGCTTCTAAATTGGGGGTTTTAATGTCTTCCGTATTTACCGACGATTTCGCTTTGGAAGAAATTATTCATCATTCAAGCGAGGTCGATCTTAGAAATACTTATCATCTCGGCCCCGATTCCAAGTTGGAATTCGAAGATATAGAATTGGGAACTAAAACTAAATTTATCCTCGAAGCTCCGGATAGAAAGGGTCTCCTTTATTTTATTACTGGAGTGCTCAAAGAAAACGGGATTAACATTCATTCCGCGACGATTCGGACGGATCGGACCGGAAATCGGGCTCAAGATACATTTATACTTTCCGATACAAAAAGAGGAAGAGGGTTTGCTGGTTCGTCATTAGAAGATCGCGTAAGCCGGAATATACTTGAGATCAGTTTAAATTCTTCCTGGAAATAA
- a CDS encoding PilZ domain-containing protein — MQIEMGQQKKVAIDAFTDKRFYKRFRKNNLIKMVLGKNEILGNLEDMSMIGASISSREEILLGERVKFMSPLFSVEIEADIIRKDLVQEKYKYGLVFHDLSDAVIAEILNKIASAD; from the coding sequence ATGCAAATCGAAATGGGGCAACAGAAAAAAGTCGCTATCGATGCTTTTACCGATAAGCGTTTTTACAAACGGTTCCGAAAAAACAATCTAATAAAAATGGTTCTTGGTAAGAATGAGATTTTGGGAAATCTAGAAGATATGAGTATGATTGGAGCCTCGATTAGCTCACGAGAAGAAATTCTTTTGGGGGAACGTGTGAAATTTATGTCTCCTTTATTTTCTGTTGAAATCGAGGCAGATATTATCCGAAAAGATTTGGTTCAAGAAAAGTATAAGTACGGACTTGTATTTCACGATTTGTCGGATGCTGTAATTGCCGAGATTTTAAATAAGATTGCTTCTGCCGATTGA
- a CDS encoding sigma-54-dependent Fis family transcriptional regulator, producing the protein MNSTLDPDKLLDLILERCIQICEVGSGSLMLINEKENVLDIVTFRGMNPSVRTKVKLKVGEGITGIVAASGEGMIVSDVTANPHYISIKDDIMSELAVPMIVEDVVIGVISLDSSRKGAFNDEHLEIISTLANQAAQIFKNLQIFRQLEQKNKIQQVLIDISRTVTSTLVLQEIFEDIMDRLEKSLNLERGSIVLFEAEKAILKLEAASGLTAEEMEKGVYLPGEGVTGKVFETGEPVIVESIANDENFLNRVGNAAHFKNNPENVSFLAAPIKSDTGVLGVVSVYFVHKKYIDLKTYLDFLQVVASVIYQAIRIQKLIDEEKREISRENVLLKRELKNKYKFGSLIGKSKPMEKLFEMIHLVSDSRASVLITGESGTGKEMIASAIHYNSSRADKPFIKINCAAIPENLLESELFGHKKGSFTGAVSDKKGKFEMADTGTIFLDEIGEMDLNLQSKLLRVLQEKEIEAVGSIKPKKIDVRIIAATNADLEKLISEKKFRPDLFYRLNVVNMHTPPLRERADDIPLLINHFIAKYAEENGKKITGVTREAHKLLMNYNWPGNVRELENVIERAVVLSQLEMLDIQDFSEINGRLLYGNEDFDLEMGDSETSLEIANSRFSSSHLDALDGRAIEVIIGEVEARLIKYAMKKFKYTKTRVAKFLGINRNTLDKKIKDLKIDY; encoded by the coding sequence ATGAATTCTACTTTGGATCCGGATAAACTTCTAGACTTAATTCTAGAACGTTGCATTCAGATTTGCGAAGTCGGTTCTGGTTCTTTGATGTTGATCAATGAAAAAGAGAACGTTTTGGATATCGTGACATTTCGGGGCATGAATCCTTCTGTTAGAACCAAGGTTAAATTAAAGGTTGGAGAAGGCATTACCGGAATTGTAGCTGCATCCGGTGAAGGGATGATCGTTAGCGACGTTACGGCTAATCCGCATTATATTTCCATAAAGGACGATATTATGTCGGAGTTGGCGGTTCCTATGATCGTCGAGGACGTAGTAATCGGTGTTATTTCTCTGGATTCCAGTCGGAAAGGTGCTTTTAATGATGAGCACCTAGAAATTATCTCGACTCTTGCCAATCAAGCCGCACAGATTTTTAAGAACCTACAAATTTTCAGACAGCTCGAACAAAAGAATAAAATACAACAGGTGTTAATCGATATTTCTAGAACCGTTACTTCCACATTGGTTCTTCAGGAAATTTTCGAAGACATCATGGATCGTTTAGAAAAATCCTTAAACTTAGAGCGTGGAAGTATCGTTCTTTTCGAAGCTGAAAAAGCGATTTTGAAACTCGAAGCAGCTTCCGGTTTAACCGCCGAAGAAATGGAAAAAGGGGTTTATCTTCCTGGAGAGGGAGTTACCGGAAAAGTTTTTGAAACGGGCGAGCCTGTCATCGTGGAATCGATCGCAAACGACGAAAATTTTTTAAATCGAGTGGGCAACGCCGCTCATTTTAAAAATAACCCAGAAAACGTTAGTTTTCTTGCGGCCCCAATCAAATCCGATACGGGTGTTTTAGGGGTCGTGAGCGTTTATTTTGTCCATAAAAAATATATTGACCTAAAAACTTATTTAGACTTTCTGCAAGTAGTCGCTTCCGTAATCTACCAAGCAATTCGAATTCAAAAACTTATTGACGAGGAAAAAAGAGAGATCTCAAGAGAAAACGTTCTCCTTAAAAGAGAATTAAAAAATAAATATAAGTTTGGCTCTTTGATAGGAAAGTCCAAGCCGATGGAAAAACTTTTCGAGATGATTCATCTCGTTTCGGATTCAAGAGCTTCCGTTTTAATTACGGGAGAATCCGGAACTGGTAAAGAAATGATCGCGTCCGCGATTCATTATAATTCGTCCCGTGCAGATAAGCCGTTTATTAAAATCAATTGTGCGGCGATTCCGGAAAATTTACTAGAAAGCGAACTTTTTGGTCACAAGAAAGGTTCTTTTACCGGGGCGGTTTCGGATAAAAAAGGAAAATTCGAAATGGCCGATACAGGAACTATTTTTCTTGATGAGATCGGTGAGATGGATCTCAATTTGCAATCTAAGCTTTTGAGAGTTCTTCAGGAAAAAGAGATCGAAGCGGTCGGTTCTATAAAACCGAAGAAGATCGACGTGAGGATTATCGCTGCGACTAACGCCGATTTGGAAAAACTAATCTCGGAAAAAAAATTCAGACCGGACCTTTTTTATAGACTCAATGTCGTAAATATGCATACTCCACCTCTTCGTGAAAGAGCGGACGATATTCCTCTTTTGATCAATCACTTTATCGCGAAGTATGCAGAAGAAAACGGTAAAAAAATCACGGGGGTTACAAGAGAAGCACATAAGCTTTTGATGAATTACAACTGGCCTGGAAATGTCCGAGAACTTGAAAATGTTATCGAACGTGCGGTTGTTCTTTCACAATTAGAAATGTTGGATATCCAAGATTTCTCCGAGATCAATGGACGTCTTCTCTACGGAAACGAAGATTTCGATCTTGAAATGGGTGATTCGGAAACATCCTTGGAAATAGCCAATTCCCGATTTTCTTCCTCTCATTTGGACGCTCTTGATGGAAGAGCAATTGAAGTTATAATAGGTGAGGTGGAAGCCCGCCTGATTAAGTATGCGATGAAAAAGTTCAAGTATACCAAGACTAGAGTCGCCAAATTTTTAGGGATTAATCGAAATACTTTGGATAAAAAGATTAAGGATCTCAAAATTGATTATTGA
- the tilS gene encoding tRNA lysidine(34) synthetase TilS produces the protein MRDKISESTRNIFDTVWKRIIPFHDMILSRPAVLSYSGGKDSSLLLHFYFWLWVEKKIPVPCIYHLDHSIRFNLEQEKKILDYTESTFPFPNLFKKKNIPALSRKLGKTLEETGRAFRYKDLEKISNQYEGYIVTGHHSTDYLETILLNLIRGGGWNSLRTLGWYEKNRFRPLFAFTEDEIKTISQSESWPIFEDESNQSNEYLRNRIRNYILPLLLQEGANPDRIYKNFHRMEKPTSKILLKEASFYKIPSFLKIDVWVLNDFSERERKFFIDRYLRSLGLHPTTRNFFQDLTDCLKRMNSFGIENKEAWFWKSSSYDLYLIPKNSLCLKEFKLESKGMILKWNGNQKKISPGLIPDLCSPGAKIRKNGMSIEISEILRQKEIPVPVRKMLPILYREGKVDVICLSLWDPRIGDIVADRRVEILSDFQEPGI, from the coding sequence ATGAGAGATAAGATCTCCGAATCCACACGAAATATTTTTGACACGGTCTGGAAAAGAATCATTCCTTTTCACGATATGATACTATCTCGCCCCGCTGTTCTTTCCTATTCCGGCGGGAAAGATTCTTCCCTTTTACTTCACTTTTATTTTTGGCTTTGGGTCGAAAAAAAAATCCCCGTACCTTGTATTTATCACTTAGATCATTCGATTCGATTCAATTTGGAACAGGAAAAAAAAATTCTCGATTATACAGAAAGTACATTTCCGTTTCCGAATTTATTCAAAAAAAAAAATATTCCAGCTCTATCTCGAAAGTTAGGCAAAACGCTCGAAGAAACCGGAAGAGCTTTTCGATACAAAGATCTGGAAAAAATTTCGAATCAATACGAAGGTTATATTGTTACCGGTCATCATTCTACCGATTATCTGGAAACCATTCTTCTCAATTTAATTCGAGGTGGTGGTTGGAATTCCTTACGAACTTTAGGCTGGTATGAAAAAAATCGGTTTAGACCTCTTTTTGCTTTTACTGAAGACGAAATCAAAACGATTTCACAATCCGAGTCTTGGCCCATCTTCGAAGACGAATCCAATCAAAGTAATGAATATCTTAGAAATCGAATTCGAAATTATATCTTACCTTTACTGTTACAGGAAGGAGCAAATCCCGATCGAATTTACAAAAACTTTCATCGGATGGAAAAGCCTACTTCTAAAATTCTTCTTAAAGAAGCTTCATTTTATAAGATTCCTTCCTTTTTGAAAATTGACGTATGGGTCCTAAACGATTTTTCTGAAAGAGAAAGAAAATTTTTTATAGATCGTTATTTACGGTCTTTAGGTTTACACCCGACTACTCGGAATTTTTTTCAAGATCTTACGGATTGTTTGAAAAGAATGAATTCTTTCGGTATTGAGAATAAAGAAGCGTGGTTTTGGAAATCGTCCTCTTACGACCTTTACCTAATCCCTAAAAATTCACTTTGTTTAAAAGAATTTAAATTAGAATCGAAAGGTATGATCCTCAAATGGAATGGAAACCAAAAAAAAATTTCTCCTGGACTCATTCCGGATTTATGCTCTCCCGGTGCCAAAATTCGCAAAAACGGGATGAGTATTGAAATTTCCGAAATCTTACGACAAAAAGAGATTCCGGTTCCAGTTAGAAAAATGCTACCCATACTTTATAGGGAAGGGAAAGTTGATGTGATCTGTCTGAGTCTTTGGGATCCGAGGATAGGGGACATTGTAGCGGACAGGAGAGTCGAAATTTTATCTGATTTTCAGGAGCCCGGAATATGA
- the yihA gene encoding ribosome biogenesis GTP-binding protein YihA/YsxC: MNEDPQKKDEPFFKDVEFKASYGEANQIPSQGVPQIAFAGRSNAGKSSLLNAILERKSLAKVSSTPGKTKLLNFFFVNRSIYLVDLPGFGYSANSHKDHEAMMDLLMDYLNLAKDLKCLFLVCDSQRELPEEELELIGTCFERNIKPVLVRTKIDKLNQSDLSKLRKKMKNIHELYPMLETVLVSNKSGKGLPELRKIVDSLIGTVGTPIESNTEKIEEIS, encoded by the coding sequence ATGAACGAGGATCCTCAAAAAAAAGACGAACCATTTTTTAAGGACGTCGAGTTCAAAGCATCCTACGGAGAAGCGAACCAAATTCCTTCTCAAGGGGTACCTCAGATTGCATTTGCAGGACGTTCTAATGCCGGTAAATCGTCTCTACTTAACGCGATTCTTGAAAGAAAATCTCTCGCAAAAGTTTCCTCAACCCCTGGAAAAACAAAATTACTTAATTTCTTTTTTGTAAATCGTTCTATCTATCTGGTAGATTTACCGGGTTTCGGTTATTCCGCAAATTCCCATAAAGACCACGAAGCAATGATGGATCTTCTTATGGACTACTTGAATCTCGCCAAGGATTTGAAATGTCTGTTTTTAGTCTGCGATTCTCAAAGAGAACTTCCGGAAGAAGAATTGGAATTGATCGGAACCTGTTTTGAAAGAAACATAAAACCAGTTTTGGTTAGAACAAAAATCGACAAACTCAATCAAAGCGATCTTTCCAAACTAAGAAAAAAAATGAAAAATATCCACGAACTTTATCCGATGCTTGAAACTGTTCTTGTTTCAAATAAATCGGGGAAAGGTTTGCCCGAGCTCAGAAAAATCGTAGACTCGCTGATCGGTACAGTCGGGACTCCGATAGAAAGTAATACGGAAAAAATCGAAGAAATTTCTTAA